The Methanosphaera stadtmanae DSM 3091 genome includes a window with the following:
- a CDS encoding TrmJ/YjtD family RNA methyltransferase, with translation MKIYTVFVEPKTSGNIGFLARTMKNFGLKKLVLINPCKLENDAYYQAMHARELVQDAMIYDTLEEFIEDKKITSIVGTTGTAGGSYNIKRIPITPDELGKTMHVNGNIALLFGREGDGLNNQEIEQCDILVTIPTSDEYPIMNITHAAAIIFYEIFKNKKSYPIDDMDISSYDDKKVLTNLTNEIISKLDYPEHKEKQVKIIVKRIIGRAFIAGRESQTLRGTLKRINTRIKNKTHEE, from the coding sequence TTGAAAATTTATACAGTGTTTGTTGAACCGAAAACATCAGGAAATATAGGATTTCTTGCAAGAACTATGAAAAATTTTGGATTAAAAAAATTAGTATTAATTAATCCATGTAAACTTGAAAATGATGCATATTATCAAGCAATGCATGCTAGAGAACTTGTACAAGATGCAATGATATATGATACTCTTGAAGAGTTTATTGAAGATAAAAAAATAACATCTATTGTAGGTACCACTGGTACTGCTGGTGGAAGTTATAATATAAAAAGAATTCCAATAACTCCAGATGAATTAGGAAAAACTATGCATGTTAATGGAAATATTGCATTACTCTTTGGAAGAGAAGGTGATGGTCTTAATAACCAAGAAATAGAACAGTGTGATATTCTAGTAACTATACCAACAAGTGATGAATATCCAATTATGAACATAACCCATGCTGCAGCCATTATTTTTTATGAAATATTTAAAAATAAGAAAAGTTATCCAATAGATGACATGGATATTTCAAGTTATGATGATAAAAAAGTATTAACTAATCTAACCAATGAAATTATCTCAAAATTAGATTATCCAGAACATAAAGAAAAACAAGTGAAAATAATTGTAAAAAGAATAATAGGTAGAGCATTTATAGCTGGACGTGAATCACAAACATTACGTGGAACACTAAAACGTATAAATACACGAATCAAAAATAAAACTCATGAGGAGTAA
- the dcd gene encoding dCTP deaminase, translating into MAILSDKDIKKYLDEGRIVIDPITNEKQIQPSSVDLRLGDQFKGFKIITKPYIDPFDNTDLESYMSSITVEEDKPFIIHPGEFTLATTYENVKLPDDIVARVEGRSSMGRLGITMHVTAGYIDPGFEGNITLEISNIGKMPVALYPGQRVCQIVFETMTSPSEKPYGHEDRDSKYMGQTGPQVSKIKEDFDIINGGK; encoded by the coding sequence ATGGCAATACTTAGTGATAAGGATATTAAAAAATATTTAGATGAAGGTCGTATTGTAATTGATCCAATTACTAATGAAAAACAGATACAACCATCATCTGTAGATTTAAGATTAGGTGACCAATTCAAGGGATTTAAAATAATAACAAAACCATATATAGATCCATTTGATAATACAGATCTTGAATCATATATGAGTTCAATTACAGTAGAAGAAGATAAACCATTTATAATACATCCCGGTGAATTTACATTAGCAACAACATATGAAAATGTGAAATTACCTGATGATATTGTTGCTAGAGTTGAAGGTAGATCTTCTATGGGTAGACTAGGTATTACCATGCATGTAACGGCAGGTTATATAGATCCAGGATTTGAAGGTAATATTACACTTGAAATATCTAATATTGGTAAAATGCCAGTTGCATTATATCCTGGTCAAAGAGTATGTCAAATTGTGTTTGAAACTATGACATCCCCATCAGAAAAACCATATGGCCATGAAGATAGAGATAGTAAATATATGGGACAAACTGGACCACAAGTAAGTAAAATCAAGGAAGATTTTGATATAATAAATGGAGGCAAATAA
- the glyS gene encoding glycine--tRNA ligase yields the protein MGNEEVMRISRKRGYLYPSFEIYSGVAGFYDYGPLGGVLKNNIMNLWRKYYVSNEGFYEIEAPTIMPRETLKASGHVDNFTDPMTQCMECNEVYRADHIIEDAISKEVEGLPDEKLTEIIEENNIVCQNCGAKLTPVKSYNLMFKTEIGVSGKQTGFMRPETAQGIFIAFKRISRFYKDKLPFGIVQLGKSYRNELSPRQGVIRLREFTQAEAEIFVDPSDKTHKNYKNIENHVLHLYNQKEQLNEGKPIEITVKDAIDNNIVSSEMLIYQIVIAHKFLRDLGIEDDVIRFRQHLPDEMAHYAIDCWDAEVKTDQYGWVEIIGIADRTDFDLKSHIKHSKEDLSVFKEYDTPKNVTVTKPSFNMKKFGPTFKGDSPKAKEILENTDSNIIKESFDKDGVFSFSIGENKYEIDQSFVKFETKEEQIRGDRIIPHVIEPSYGIDRIIYSTLLHSYTEDETEEGEKRSYLKLPAKIAPIKAAILPLVNKQPLTLIAEDIETTLRSSNIITSFDGSGTIGRRYARADEIGIPYAITIDYDTVDDKKVTIRNRDTFKQKRVEIEKLSMIINNLVEGHINFEDIEE from the coding sequence ATGGGAAATGAAGAAGTAATGAGAATATCTAGAAAAAGAGGTTATTTATATCCATCTTTTGAAATATATTCTGGAGTAGCAGGATTTTATGATTATGGACCACTAGGTGGTGTTCTTAAAAATAATATAATGAATCTATGGAGAAAATACTATGTTTCAAATGAAGGATTCTATGAAATTGAAGCACCTACCATAATGCCAAGAGAAACATTGAAGGCATCAGGACATGTTGATAACTTTACAGATCCTATGACACAATGTATGGAATGTAATGAAGTATATCGTGCTGATCATATCATTGAAGATGCTATTAGTAAAGAAGTAGAAGGACTTCCAGATGAAAAATTAACAGAAATTATTGAAGAAAATAACATAGTTTGCCAAAATTGTGGAGCTAAACTTACACCAGTAAAAAGTTATAATTTAATGTTTAAAACAGAAATAGGTGTTAGTGGAAAACAAACTGGTTTCATGCGTCCTGAAACTGCTCAAGGTATATTCATAGCATTTAAAAGAATTAGTAGATTTTATAAAGATAAGCTTCCATTTGGTATAGTACAGTTAGGTAAATCATATAGAAATGAACTTTCACCAAGACAGGGAGTTATTAGATTAAGAGAATTTACACAAGCAGAAGCTGAAATATTTGTAGATCCATCTGATAAAACACATAAAAATTATAAAAATATAGAAAATCATGTACTACATCTATATAATCAAAAAGAACAATTGAATGAAGGAAAACCTATTGAAATAACAGTAAAAGACGCCATAGATAATAACATTGTTTCAAGTGAAATGTTAATTTATCAAATAGTTATTGCCCATAAATTCTTAAGAGACCTTGGAATTGAAGATGATGTTATTCGATTTAGACAACATTTACCTGATGAAATGGCTCATTATGCAATTGATTGTTGGGATGCTGAAGTAAAAACTGATCAATATGGATGGGTTGAAATAATAGGTATTGCCGATCGTACAGATTTTGATTTAAAATCCCATATAAAACATAGTAAAGAGGATTTATCAGTGTTTAAAGAATATGATACACCAAAAAATGTAACTGTTACAAAACCTTCATTTAATATGAAAAAATTTGGTCCAACATTTAAAGGAGATTCACCAAAAGCTAAAGAAATTCTTGAAAATACTGATAGTAATATTATTAAAGAATCATTTGACAAAGATGGAGTATTTTCTTTTAGTATTGGAGAAAATAAATATGAAATCGACCAATCCTTTGTTAAATTTGAAACTAAAGAAGAACAAATACGTGGAGATCGTATTATCCCTCATGTTATAGAACCATCATATGGTATTGATCGTATAATCTATTCAACATTACTTCATTCATATACTGAAGATGAAACAGAAGAAGGTGAAAAAAGATCATATCTTAAATTACCTGCTAAAATTGCTCCTATTAAAGCAGCAATCCTCCCACTTGTAAATAAACAACCACTAACTCTTATTGCAGAGGATATAGAAACAACACTTCGATCTAGTAATATAATTACATCTTTTGATGGAAGTGGAACTATTGGTCGTAGATATGCTAGAGCAGATGAAATAGGTATTCCATATGCTATAACAATAGATTATGATACTGTTGATGATAAGAAAGTTACTATACGTAATAGGGATACCTTTAAACAAAAACGTGTGGAAATAGAAAAACTTTCAATGATAATAAATAACTTAGTAGAAGGACATATTAACTTTGAAGATATTGAAGAATAG
- a CDS encoding TatD family hydrolase — MIIDAHVHADCRPIEDFRDIKIGGVNAIITCAHDPLEMKQSNVNIEHLNRLVYNEPKRVAKHGVKTYVAVGIHPRAIPSDYNKVIEKLPDYLKKKHVIAIGEIGINAIRDIEKEVFIKQLHFADENNYNVIVHTPRTDKKKVTKTTIELLDENINPKLVQLDHVDYSIVDMVIDKDYTLGITVQPEKMSVSQTVDMLDKYGFDKFVLDSDMSSAPSNPMSLPETKHELEIRGYKNSDINKVLCENVLNFHNIKL; from the coding sequence ATGATTATAGATGCCCATGTACATGCAGATTGTAGGCCTATTGAGGACTTTAGAGATATTAAAATAGGTGGTGTTAATGCAATAATTACATGTGCACATGATCCATTAGAGATGAAACAATCAAATGTCAATATTGAACATTTAAATAGATTAGTATACAATGAACCAAAACGTGTGGCAAAACATGGTGTTAAAACATATGTTGCTGTGGGAATTCATCCAAGAGCAATACCCTCTGATTATAACAAAGTAATTGAAAAATTACCAGATTATCTAAAGAAAAAACATGTTATAGCAATTGGTGAAATTGGTATAAATGCAATTCGCGATATTGAAAAGGAAGTATTTATTAAACAATTACATTTTGCTGATGAAAATAATTATAATGTTATTGTACACACACCTAGAACAGATAAAAAGAAAGTTACTAAAACCACTATTGAATTACTTGATGAAAATATCAATCCTAAACTAGTTCAACTTGATCATGTTGATTATTCAATTGTTGATATGGTAATTGATAAGGATTATACTCTTGGTATTACTGTTCAACCTGAGAAAATGTCTGTATCTCAAACAGTAGATATGTTAGATAAATATGGATTTGATAAATTTGTACTTGATAGTGATATGAGTTCAGCACCATCTAATCCTATGTCTCTTCCAGAAACAAAACATGAATTAGAAATTAGAGGATATAAAAATAGTGATATTAACAAAGTATTATGTGAGAATGTTCTTAACTTTCATAACATAAAACTTTAA